From Synoicihabitans lomoniglobus, the proteins below share one genomic window:
- a CDS encoding cyclase family protein: MKLIDLSHPLEHGQLNFPYDPKISVLVHNTVSSIGYNMSQVSLASHQGTHLDAPFHFYDDGKTIDQMRLDQFYGEAHLVDLAPGEALAPGTPLTVEMFEPHAAKFTPGAKIIYRTGWDRQFGTPAYFSDFPTLTLEAARWIAAKEIGLIGMDTPTPSTDWKECHLILLAPGVELVIVEGLTRLEKLPDSFTFMGFPLNLKGRDGAPIRAVAGVAE; this comes from the coding sequence ATGAAGCTCATCGATTTGTCCCATCCTCTTGAGCACGGTCAGCTCAATTTCCCTTACGATCCGAAGATCAGCGTGTTGGTGCACAACACCGTGTCGTCGATCGGCTACAACATGTCGCAGGTCAGTTTGGCCAGCCATCAGGGCACGCACCTCGACGCGCCGTTTCACTTCTACGACGATGGTAAGACGATCGATCAGATGCGGCTCGATCAGTTCTACGGCGAGGCGCACCTCGTCGATCTCGCACCCGGCGAGGCCCTCGCCCCCGGCACGCCGCTGACCGTCGAAATGTTTGAACCCCACGCGGCCAAATTCACGCCCGGCGCCAAGATCATTTATCGCACGGGGTGGGATCGTCAGTTCGGCACTCCGGCATACTTTTCCGACTTCCCCACCTTGACCCTCGAGGCCGCCCGCTGGATCGCGGCGAAGGAGATCGGTCTCATCGGAATGGATACACCGACCCCCAGCACCGACTGGAAGGAGTGCCACCTCATCCTGCTGGCGCCGGGCGTCGAACTCGTGATCGTGGAGGGACTCACCCGGCTCGAAAAACTGCCCGATTCGTTCACGTTCATGGGCTTTCCCCTCAATCTCAAAGGTCGTGACGGCGCGCCCATTCGGGCGGTTGCTGGCGTTGCAGAATAG
- a CDS encoding SDR family NAD(P)-dependent oxidoreductase: protein MTASVPELADQTAFITGGANGIGFAAAQHLTTLGVTVAVVDVQADAAERAAAALGEHAFAVPADVTDLASVEAAVATITARSRGVDILINCAGITGRTGIKSHEVEPADFERVWRINTLGSFHTARAVLPGMLARGYGRILHVASIAGKDGNAGMLAYSASKAAVIGMAKVQGKEYAGTGVTINALAPAVVRTQMVAAMPPEQVKYMTDKIPMARCGELDEIAALMGFIVSPASSFTTGFTWDFSGGRAVY from the coding sequence ATGACCGCCTCTGTTCCTGAACTTGCCGATCAAACTGCCTTCATCACCGGCGGGGCCAACGGAATCGGCTTCGCCGCGGCGCAACACCTTACAACCCTCGGTGTCACCGTAGCCGTCGTCGACGTGCAAGCGGACGCCGCGGAACGTGCCGCCGCCGCGCTGGGTGAGCATGCGTTTGCGGTCCCGGCCGATGTCACGGATCTGGCCAGCGTGGAAGCGGCCGTCGCAACGATCACCGCGCGCTCCCGGGGCGTGGATATTCTTATCAACTGCGCCGGCATCACCGGCCGCACCGGCATAAAGAGCCACGAAGTCGAACCGGCTGATTTCGAGCGCGTCTGGCGGATCAATACGCTCGGCAGTTTTCACACGGCGCGGGCCGTGTTGCCCGGCATGCTCGCACGTGGCTACGGGCGGATTCTGCACGTGGCCTCGATCGCGGGCAAAGATGGCAACGCCGGCATGCTTGCTTACTCCGCCTCGAAAGCTGCGGTGATCGGCATGGCCAAGGTGCAGGGCAAGGAATACGCCGGCACCGGGGTGACGATCAACGCCCTCGCGCCGGCGGTGGTGCGCACGCAGATGGTCGCCGCCATGCCGCCGGAACAGGTCAAATACATGACCGACAAGATCCCGATGGCGCGCTGTGGCGAACTCGATGAAATCGCCGCGCTCATGGGGTTCATCGTTTCGCCGGCGTCGAGTTTCACGACCGGCTTCACCTGGGACTTCAGCGGCGGTCGCGCCGTGTATTGA
- a CDS encoding phytanoyl-CoA dioxygenase family protein, with translation MTDSSSEFPVPDYAATSSLPPTHLLTAEQVTFFHEHGYASVDAVMPTDEIEIVREIYDHLFVDDTGRQQDLGGTQRVGEKAALPQILQPSKFAPALLRTQLVANLKAMMKQLQGETTVMVGDHAINKPPHNQAATPWHQDEAYWNPAREYRSLSAWVALQPATLVNGCMNFVPGSHRLEVIPHRPIGDNPLTPGLEVVPGTYDFSAAVACELPAGGATFHDGRTLHYTAPNNSDDFRRAYIAMGSAYERPREEPRRFPWQERQRAARATAAQT, from the coding sequence ATGACCGACTCATCTTCCGAATTTCCCGTGCCCGACTATGCGGCGACATCATCGCTGCCGCCGACCCACCTGCTGACCGCCGAACAAGTTACGTTCTTTCACGAACACGGTTACGCGTCCGTTGATGCCGTGATGCCAACCGACGAAATCGAAATCGTCCGAGAAATCTACGACCACTTGTTCGTCGACGACACGGGGCGGCAACAGGATCTGGGCGGAACTCAGCGCGTCGGCGAGAAGGCTGCGCTGCCCCAAATTTTGCAGCCTTCAAAATTCGCGCCTGCGCTGTTGCGGACGCAACTCGTCGCCAACCTGAAGGCGATGATGAAGCAGTTGCAGGGTGAAACCACCGTCATGGTCGGGGATCATGCGATCAACAAACCGCCGCATAATCAGGCCGCCACGCCGTGGCATCAGGATGAAGCATATTGGAATCCGGCGCGGGAGTATCGCAGCCTCAGTGCGTGGGTCGCATTGCAACCGGCGACACTGGTGAACGGTTGCATGAATTTTGTGCCGGGGTCGCACCGCCTGGAGGTCATTCCGCATCGACCGATCGGCGACAACCCGCTGACGCCCGGACTTGAAGTGGTGCCGGGAACCTACGACTTCAGCGCTGCGGTCGCATGCGAACTCCCGGCGGGCGGCGCGACCTTCCACGACGGCCGCACGCTGCATTACACCGCGCCGAACAATTCGGACGATTTTCGCCGCGCCTACATTGCCATGGGCTCGGCCTATGAGCGTCCGCGGGAGGAACCGCGGCGATTCCCCTGGCAAGAGCGCCAGCGGGCGGCGCGCGCGACGGCGGCGCAAACCTGA
- a CDS encoding SDR family NAD(P)-dependent oxidoreductase: MKPPSAPTFANLHRFDGKVILVTGGANGIGRAIVDELCREGATVGFADIDPAAENVANELREAGHRVRAWVGNLADESFVQSFVTEAAAHFGRLDGLVNNAFSFTAKAGDATTEDWERSFFVGPVAYGRLTAAAVPHMKSSGGGAVVNVSSISAFVAQPRRWTYNAAKGAVNTLTKCMALDYAPDGIRVNSVSPGWIWTREVLNAAALDGGGPAKWDTIWGEYHMLGRCGHPIEIARPVLFLLSADASFITGTDLPVDGGYQSMGPEGLGKTTVIAGSE, from the coding sequence ATGAAACCGCCATCTGCCCCCACTTTTGCCAACCTCCACCGTTTTGACGGCAAAGTCATTCTGGTCACTGGCGGGGCCAACGGCATCGGCCGCGCCATCGTCGATGAACTCTGCCGCGAAGGTGCGACGGTGGGATTCGCCGACATCGATCCGGCGGCCGAAAACGTAGCCAATGAGCTGCGCGAAGCCGGTCATCGCGTGCGGGCGTGGGTGGGGAATCTGGCTGATGAATCCTTTGTCCAATCCTTCGTGACCGAGGCCGCCGCTCACTTTGGTCGCCTCGACGGTTTGGTGAACAACGCGTTCTCTTTCACGGCCAAGGCCGGTGATGCGACGACCGAGGATTGGGAGCGCTCGTTCTTTGTCGGCCCGGTGGCTTATGGCCGGCTCACGGCCGCCGCTGTGCCGCACATGAAATCCAGTGGTGGGGGCGCGGTGGTGAATGTTTCCAGTATCTCGGCATTCGTCGCGCAGCCGCGGCGCTGGACCTACAATGCAGCCAAGGGGGCCGTGAACACATTGACCAAGTGCATGGCACTCGACTACGCGCCTGACGGCATTCGTGTGAACAGTGTGAGCCCGGGCTGGATCTGGACGCGCGAGGTGCTCAACGCGGCAGCTCTCGACGGCGGTGGTCCAGCCAAATGGGACACCATCTGGGGCGAGTATCACATGCTGGGGCGGTGCGGCCACCCGATCGAGATCGCGCGTCCCGTGCTGTTCCTGCTCAGCGCCGACGCCAGCTTCATCACCGGCACCGATCTGCCGGTCGACGGCGGCTACCAAAGCATGGGACCGGAGGGCCTCGGCAAGACCACGGTAATCGCCGGATCAGAGTAA
- a CDS encoding SLC13 family permease, with protein MPPARATPPASSSAPRFGLRQQIGAVLGPLVLILTWTLPAPAGMSDEAWRTVGVAGLMAIWWISETVPIPVTALLPIVLFPLGGLAPIKEVMPPYANPIVFLFLGGFLLALAMERTGLHRRIAFGLIGVLGLRPRRIIAGFLMTAALLSMWVSNTATALMMLPIAISVIALLPEELRDKPENRAFATALLLAVAYGATTGGMGTLIGTPPNALLAGFMARSYDITIGFGQWMMIGVPVVLIALPIVYLVLTRFVFQVGEKPMAAVGELIASERAKLGLFQGAERTVAIVFSLTALCWVFRPLLADFVPMLNDTTIAIAGAFVLFLLPDRDRPGQPIMNWATARALPWDVLLLFGGGLSLAGRIQSSGLSVWLGDQTAGLGGLPVILIVAILCFGILMLTELTSNTATAATFLPVIAAVAISLGQHPMLLLAPTALAANCSYMMPVGTPPNAIVFGSGSITLPQMAKTGLWLNLLLVPIIVGVLWLLGPLVFGIEVNVLPDWAIVTP; from the coding sequence ATGCCCCCTGCCCGCGCTACCCCGCCCGCCTCCTCTTCTGCTCCTCGCTTCGGACTCCGCCAGCAAATTGGCGCGGTGTTGGGACCGCTCGTATTGATCCTCACGTGGACGTTGCCCGCCCCGGCCGGCATGAGCGACGAGGCCTGGCGCACCGTGGGGGTGGCGGGACTGATGGCCATTTGGTGGATTTCGGAAACCGTGCCGATTCCGGTGACCGCACTCCTGCCCATCGTGCTGTTTCCGCTCGGCGGCTTGGCCCCGATCAAAGAGGTCATGCCGCCCTACGCGAACCCGATCGTGTTTCTGTTTCTCGGCGGGTTCCTGCTCGCCCTCGCCATGGAACGCACCGGCCTGCATCGACGCATCGCGTTCGGATTGATCGGCGTGCTCGGACTCCGCCCGCGTCGCATCATTGCCGGGTTCCTCATGACGGCCGCGCTGTTGAGCATGTGGGTCAGCAACACCGCCACCGCGCTCATGATGTTGCCCATCGCCATTTCGGTCATCGCGCTTCTGCCGGAAGAGTTGCGTGATAAACCCGAGAACCGCGCCTTCGCCACCGCACTCCTGCTGGCGGTCGCCTACGGTGCGACCACCGGCGGCATGGGCACCCTCATCGGCACACCGCCCAACGCGTTGCTGGCGGGCTTCATGGCGCGCTCGTATGACATCACGATTGGCTTTGGCCAATGGATGATGATCGGTGTGCCCGTCGTGCTGATCGCCCTGCCTATCGTATATCTGGTGCTTACGCGTTTCGTGTTTCAGGTCGGCGAAAAGCCGATGGCTGCCGTCGGCGAACTCATTGCGAGCGAACGCGCCAAACTGGGGCTGTTTCAAGGCGCGGAACGCACCGTCGCGATCGTGTTTAGCCTCACCGCCCTGTGCTGGGTGTTCCGTCCGCTGCTCGCCGATTTCGTGCCGATGCTCAACGACACGACCATCGCCATTGCCGGCGCGTTTGTGCTGTTTCTCCTTCCCGATCGTGATCGGCCCGGACAACCCATCATGAACTGGGCGACCGCCCGCGCCTTGCCGTGGGATGTGTTGTTGCTGTTCGGCGGCGGACTGAGCCTCGCCGGACGCATTCAATCGAGTGGACTTTCGGTTTGGTTGGGCGATCAAACGGCCGGCCTCGGCGGATTGCCCGTCATCCTCATCGTGGCGATCCTGTGTTTCGGCATCCTCATGCTGACCGAACTCACCAGCAACACCGCCACCGCCGCCACGTTTCTCCCCGTGATCGCGGCCGTGGCGATCAGCCTCGGCCAGCATCCGATGCTGCTGCTCGCCCCCACCGCCCTTGCCGCCAATTGCTCCTACATGATGCCCGTGGGCACCCCGCCCAACGCCATCGTGTTCGGCAGTGGATCGATCACCCTGCCGCAAATGGCCAAGACCGGCCTGTGGCTTAATCTGTTGCTCGTCCCCATCATCGTCGGCGTCCTGTGGCTGCTCGGCCCGCTCGTCTTCGGTATCGAAGTCAACGTCCTCCCCGATTGGGCAATCGTGACGCCTTAG
- a CDS encoding ABC transporter permease: MNTFSFAVRSLLKSPGFTGIAILTLALGIGANTAMFSLLNTLMLRPVPLPDADQVVQLYRTTNQNPRGGFSPADYQDLPDTTADFGSIAAVAGWGMSLSEPGQPADMVNSARISANFFPTAGVAPFLGRGFRTEEETFGNHRVLIISHPYWQDRFAADPDIVGRVVRVDGESHEIVGVLPATFDDRRFFGQVKLFRPLGFNADEKTDRNSQWVGLIGRRNAAVSAARGEAFIANLGTQFAADHPTANQGAAWRAVPLEDTFMNDTGRSIVGMLVGLSSFVMLIACSNLANLLLARTISRSREFAVRGALGASRGQLLRPLIAESLLLALVGGACAILVAIWTGHWLTATIDTGGNGAFILALDWRVLGFAALASLVTALAFGLAPALFALRLDINGTLKSGARGSTGSRGSQRVRSLLIVGQFGLAFVLLAGAGMFMQGTRSMLDRHYGWDADNLLTGTVLLPAATYPGAEEIEPFQRQVIERLESLPGVESASLSYAMPFFGFTGPNQFLVEGQEIPVAGQEPGARVNGITPHYFATTGTPVLAGRTFTDNDTLENPKVVVINESMARGLFGEENPIGRRLARAGTDEITWMEIVGVVANTQNVFPEQPINDFQIYHPMAQEPWHYSWIALRTRGVDPVTLIEPVRQTMTQLNADLPVRDLMPAEDFIARATSDFGLINTLLGAFALLGLALASLGIYGVIARTVAQRTGEFGIRMALGAQVGNIVRLVLKAGLRLALIGATLGLLGALGLSRLLATMLPRMDLNSSIVIGLVTVGLVIVALVACYLPARKAARIDPVKALHTD; this comes from the coding sequence ATGAACACGTTTTCCTTCGCCGTCCGTTCTTTGCTCAAATCGCCGGGATTCACCGGCATTGCCATCCTCACCCTCGCACTCGGCATCGGCGCCAATACCGCCATGTTCAGCCTGCTGAACACGTTGATGCTGCGACCGGTGCCGCTGCCCGACGCCGATCAGGTCGTGCAACTTTATCGCACCACCAACCAAAATCCCCGGGGCGGATTTTCTCCCGCCGACTATCAGGACCTGCCCGACACCACGGCCGATTTTGGCTCCATCGCCGCCGTCGCCGGCTGGGGCATGAGTTTGTCCGAACCCGGTCAACCCGCCGACATGGTCAACAGCGCGCGCATCTCGGCCAATTTTTTCCCCACCGCCGGGGTCGCTCCATTCCTCGGTCGCGGCTTTCGCACCGAAGAGGAAACGTTTGGCAATCACCGGGTGCTCATCATCAGCCACCCCTATTGGCAGGACCGCTTTGCGGCCGACCCCGACATCGTCGGTCGCGTGGTGCGGGTCGACGGTGAATCCCACGAAATCGTGGGCGTGCTGCCCGCCACCTTCGATGACCGCCGATTCTTCGGCCAGGTGAAGTTGTTCCGCCCGCTCGGGTTCAACGCCGATGAAAAAACCGATCGCAACTCCCAATGGGTGGGCCTCATCGGTCGACGCAATGCCGCGGTGTCCGCCGCGCGGGGTGAAGCATTCATCGCCAATCTCGGCACCCAGTTCGCCGCCGATCACCCGACCGCCAACCAAGGCGCCGCCTGGCGCGCCGTGCCGCTCGAGGACACGTTCATGAATGACACCGGCCGCAGCATCGTCGGCATGCTCGTGGGACTGTCCTCGTTCGTCATGCTGATCGCGTGCTCGAATCTCGCCAATCTGTTGCTGGCGCGCACCATCTCCCGCTCCCGCGAATTTGCCGTGCGCGGTGCCCTCGGGGCTTCCCGCGGACAGTTGCTGCGACCGCTGATCGCCGAGTCGCTGCTGCTCGCGCTGGTCGGTGGGGCATGCGCCATTTTAGTCGCGATCTGGACCGGGCATTGGCTCACCGCGACGATCGATACCGGAGGCAATGGCGCTTTCATCCTGGCGCTTGATTGGCGCGTGCTCGGGTTTGCGGCACTCGCTTCGCTGGTCACCGCGCTCGCATTCGGACTGGCGCCGGCGTTGTTTGCGCTGCGTCTCGATATCAACGGCACATTGAAAAGCGGCGCCCGCGGTTCCACCGGCAGCCGCGGTTCACAACGCGTGCGCAGCCTGCTGATCGTGGGTCAGTTCGGTCTCGCCTTTGTGCTGCTCGCCGGCGCGGGCATGTTCATGCAAGGCACGCGCAGCATGCTCGACCGCCACTACGGCTGGGACGCCGACAACCTGCTCACCGGCACCGTGCTGCTTCCCGCCGCCACTTACCCGGGCGCCGAGGAAATCGAACCGTTTCAACGCCAGGTGATCGAACGACTGGAGTCGTTACCCGGGGTCGAATCCGCAAGCTTGTCCTACGCCATGCCGTTCTTCGGCTTCACCGGTCCCAACCAATTTTTGGTCGAGGGGCAGGAAATTCCGGTGGCCGGCCAGGAACCCGGAGCGCGGGTCAACGGCATCACGCCGCACTATTTCGCGACCACCGGCACACCCGTGCTGGCCGGCCGCACGTTCACCGACAACGACACGCTGGAAAACCCCAAGGTGGTGGTCATCAACGAATCGATGGCGCGCGGACTCTTCGGCGAAGAAAACCCCATCGGACGCCGACTGGCCCGAGCCGGCACCGATGAAATCACGTGGATGGAAATCGTCGGCGTCGTGGCCAACACCCAAAACGTTTTCCCCGAGCAACCCATCAACGATTTTCAAATCTATCACCCCATGGCCCAGGAGCCGTGGCACTACAGCTGGATCGCGCTGCGCACGCGCGGGGTTGACCCGGTCACGTTGATCGAACCGGTGCGCCAAACCATGACACAACTCAATGCCGACCTGCCGGTGCGCGACCTCATGCCGGCCGAGGACTTCATCGCTCGCGCCACGTCGGACTTTGGTCTGATCAACACGCTGTTGGGGGCCTTTGCGCTGCTCGGACTGGCGCTCGCTTCGCTCGGCATCTACGGCGTGATCGCTCGCACCGTGGCCCAGCGCACGGGCGAGTTTGGCATCCGCATGGCCTTGGGCGCCCAAGTGGGCAACATCGTGCGATTGGTGCTCAAAGCCGGCCTGCGGCTCGCGCTCATCGGGGCCACCCTGGGCCTGCTGGGAGCGCTGGGCCTATCTCGTCTGCTCGCGACCATGTTGCCCCGCATGGACCTCAACAGCAGCATCGTGATCGGCCTCGTTACGGTTGGGTTGGTCATCGTGGCGCTCGTCGCCTGCTACCTGCCCGCCCGCAAGGCGGCGCGAATCGATCCGGTCAAAGCGCTGCACACGGATTAG